The genomic stretch TGGCAGGTGACAGAAAAAGACTGCAATACAGGTAAAGATATCCGCCTGCATAGACGTATAcataaaaatatatatatgtatagaagGGGGGCACGGTcgacagaaagagagaaacgGCGGCGCAAAAAGAGGCAAGGAGAAATGGACACCGAAACTGGGGAAGGGTCGCTAAAAGGGGATTTGAGTAACTCAGCAGCCGCCAGGAGCATCAGCTGTGGACGTAGGCCTCGCATCGTTGCACGTtgtcgcttcgccttcgctctctcacCGTGCGAATCCGGCGCATTccagaagctgctgcagccctgATTTGCTGCGCGCatagacacacacgcgagaTTAGACAGTGCTCGCTCTGTGAAAGATCACCAAGTCGCCTCAGAAACCAAGCGGAAAAACGCAGCTCGCCACGCCGAGCCCGCCACACCCTCCGCCAGGACCGACCAGGCGAAAGCCGCTGCCTCAggcttctcctctcgcctgcatcACTCTCGACGGCGCAGCCAAAAATGtgagcatatatatattacaTACGCATTTACATGAATACATGTATAGGTATTCGCATTTTTGCATGCACCAACGGCTGCAGGCACGCGAAGGCGCatcggccgcgcgcgagctcgcagCTACGTCCACGAGTGAGACCGCGCAAACACCAGGCGAGCAAATAAGGTCTGTATATGATCTATACATAGTATAAAAGACAGgtctctgcgaggcgcagcccCGGCACAGCTCGCCTCAGCGAAGCGGACCCGCGGGCGAGACCGCGCGTCGCAGAACAGGTCGGTCAGAGGCCTACCTGACGCGCTTCCCCTGCACGAAGCTGTCATCTGTGGTTGcgctgaagacgcggcgaatCTGAACTTCGTCTGCATCGTACTgcgaagaaaacagagacaggcgccgctCGGGAGGCACGCGTTGTCCAGTCTGGTGCGCGGCACGAGCGCGAACTGCCGAAAGGCGAGAGGCACTCGAGTCAAACGCTCTCACCGCGCGCGTAAGactcgacggcgacgcggacggcgacagaAAAGCAGCGGCTGAGCAAcgagctcgcgggcgcgtgcaCAGGCCACAGGCGTCACTGCGTACccagagaggaaaacgaaacgcgaaaacggaaaaacgcgagagaaaCAGAACGGTAAAAACAAGAGGGTCGGGCTCACCATGCACAGGCGGCGGTCTTGATTCGCCAGGACGAGCTCCacggcgccttctgcgacgCGCTCGCTGACGCCCTCCTGAGGAAAAACACGCAGCAGCTCTTCAAGAAACGTCAGCGACGGGGCGCGGTGCAAAGAGTTTGAAAGTCGCCGGATCTGCCTACTCGGCGCGGCCGGTGGAGACACCGGAGGCTCGCAGCCACAGCGACGTTATgaacgcgcatgcatgggcACAGTTAAAAGTAAACAAAAGTCCTCACGCCTGCAGCCTGCGTGCTTTGCCCTCTCGTTCTGTTCACGCTGCTTATAGTACGCTATATAATATACCTACACCTTTATCTATGTCAATTCAATGTATATTGGCGCGTTTCTGTGGGCTTGCTCGCGTGTAGTTACGGCGCTGGGGGTAGCGCGCACACAGGCGTATTTCTGATACACATACACGCACACCTACTTaagtatgtatatatatatatatatatatatatatatatatatatatatatatatatatatatacatatatacatatatatatatgtctacaCATAGAGATGCACATGCAAATACGTAGAATGAAGTGCAAGGAAGCGGATTTACTTGTGACAGTTGTTTCCCTGCTCTGCAGTCTGCGCCTCTgatctcgcgcgcgctgccggatGTATGGGCAACCGACCCGACTGTTCGTTTTCTTTCGGCATCTCAAGGCTTACGTGCAGAAGCATGCGGCGCTCCGCTGGCGAGTGCCCCCCTTCGCCTAGCGCAAAGGCGATCGCCAGCAAAACGTTCGACTTCCCGCTTCCATTGCTGCCGACTGAGACACACACGAAACCGCGGCGAAACTCCGCCCAGCATACACTCTCAACCCCGCGCGCCTTGCACCCTTCTCCCGCGCTGAAAGGGAGCTGCAACTCTCGCAGATGCGTCTGTCTGGACGATACGCCGTCTCATTCCTGGCATGGAGACGCTTCGCTCGCACGAGAGGGGACTAAACGCGTCTAGGGTTCTACTTCCATACATAAAgaatgtatatgcatgtacacGTTGCCGCCTGCCCTCAAACAGCGAGACGAAGCAGTGGCTCCGGATTTCCAGCAGCGGCGTTGATCGCTTCACGCATCTGACAAGCAGGGACGCGCGGACTGCGACCACAGAGACGCATATATCTGCACATACATGTAttcacatacatatatgtgtacatgtataaatatatatgcgtgAGGGATGTGGGCAAGCACGCGGACAGGCCAGGGccggacgcagaagaagacgagggaagTCGACAGACGAGCGACGAGGCAAGGGTATGCGAAGGCGCTTCACCTGCGAGTCACATGGGACGCACTCACCGATGCAGTTGTATCTTGGAGAGAAGCGAATCGTTGTCGCGTGGCGGTATGTTCGAAAGCCGCGGATGGTTACCTCCTTTATATGCATGTTGGCTGCGCTTCGAAGATACGCGACCCCCCAtcccccgcccgccgcttcctcttctcttctcgtcgcAGCTGTCTTTCGCTCGCTTGCCTCAGGACCGCTCGATCGgtttcctcgctcgccgccctttCTCTGTCGCTCCCCTCGCGGCAGCCCGCACCGACCCCCCCCTCCGTCCTCCTTTCTGTTCCCGCCTGGGTCGCCTTTGAGGCCTGCGAGGATGAAGAaggtgaagaagaagcaaaacgggaagacgacgcgcggagtCCAGTCTCGcggtgaggcggcggcagcaggatGATCCTGCGGCTGGTGGAGGGAACGGCAGCGCGTtgcgcgagagcggaagaagcgcgtcGCCTAGGCTCGCgctcgagaagaagaaggcgacccAAGTACGGCAGTTCACTCCGTGCGACCCTTTGCACCACAGGATAGTTGTGCACATTCACgtgcctgcgcggcttctggAGAGCCGCGAAGTGTGACCCTCGGCCGTGTCAGGCGGTTGGGCGAGAGaaaggcagcggagaggagccgCCACGGAAAGCTTGCCCAGGTCTCGAGAGACTGCGtaggcgagggagaagaagcagcgacgtCGAGAGAAGGTCTGTGGAGATAGAAACAACTGGCCTTTCCTGCAGCGTGTCAGGAGCCGGCGCGGTCCGACAGACGGAAAAAACCGGGAGAACTGCGACGCgggggcgacgagcgcgcTTGGagttcttctccgccggcgagacaGCTCCGTCTGCCAACGAGGTCGCTCTTTCTTAGAAAGTACTTGGCAACGCCCGTGTCGAGCTAGGCCTTCTTCGCAAGAGAGGCGGGCGTGAGgtctgcgaaggcgagacgggGAAGAAAAGAAACGCGAAAAGTGGAGGCCGCACCACAGAGGATCTCGCCGCATCCGGCCTGCTCTCCAGccaagaggaggagaagaagaaaaatgGGAAACGCAAGAGGAAAGGGAGAAAAGCCACGCGTCGtcaaaaagagaagaaacggGAGAGGGGGGTGTTGGAGACACTGTGTTTCGGTGGCTGAGACCGGTTTTTGCCCCGGCTTGTTCCATAGTTCGCATTTTCTGCGgttctgcgccgctctcgcatTCTCCGTCCGTCTTCACTCTTCTTGActttctctcttcggctCTTCGAACCCGACTCAGGGCCGCGACTTCTTCCGTTCTCTTGCGTTTTCGCCGTCTCActgcctgtctctgtctcttcgtcctcattTTCTCGCGTGCATGCCCCGTAGCTGtttccgcgcgcgtgtgtaGGATTTTCGCCTTCCCGCGCGTCACGCAACAGGTGTCTTCTCTTCGAGGCCTCGACGACGTAGAGGGCTCGTGGATGCGGCTTTCTTTGTCACCCTGTGCCCAGAATTCCACTCAGCTACTCTCTCCGGCGGACTGCACGCGGACGCCCGGTGCCTTGTGTTGGCTGCGCACGATCTTTTTCGACGGAAAGGGCACGAAACCGCGTCGGTGCCCGATTATCTCTGCTTCATTTCTCTTGCTTGTCCTGTGCGAGTCGTTGACGGCGTTTCGACCTCTTCCGCGATTCGCAGGAACGTGTTTCGCTTGGCTTTGCGCTCAGCGGCTcgagggcgggcgcagcctcctcgtggcttctctcgccgtctccgcgaggATCGCGCAAGTGCCGGTTGGAGAACGCGCGGTGCTGGCCTTCAGAGGCGACTCTCTTTTTCAAACGCTTTTTTTGCCTCGACTGGGAGgcaggcagagagggagTCTCTGAAGCGTATAATAACGGTCGCCAGCGGGAGGGAGGCTGccacgacgcaggcgaaatctgcgcacacgcggagaAGGGCAAACccggagagacagcgcgaaTCGATTCGCGCAGCGGTGCAAACGGCCTGCCGCCCGTagccttttttctctgcctccccctCCAGCCAGTGGGCTGGTCTCCTCaacgctctctctcgcgctcgccagagctccgcggcgagaagaaaccAAGCCGCGATCGCCATGCAAGTTGTCCAAGGTCttccgcagcgcagagagggcgcggaaggacgaggcggacggaagaagagcctcgcgggagcggcgggcggctcgGATGAGGCGACAACTGTCCAGCTGCCGCCGACCAAGCGCGGCGTCAAGAaggccggcggcctctcgtCGCTGTTGCTTCTGCACCAGCACGAAGCGTTCGCCGAGATGAACGGCGACCCGGGAGCCCAGGAGACTGTCGCCAGGTTTGCAGAGACGGAGGAAAACCGAGACGGTGAGCGCGCCGCAAACACAGCGCACGGGGCGAAGCCTGGCGCTCTATCAGACAACGACGCGGAACGAGCCCAaacaggaggcgcaggcccctCTGCCGagcgcgcagctgaagaagacgacgacaagCTGCAGGTTTTGCCGACTCCACGCGttgcagaagaggaagcagcaggcgagcgcgggaaCCCAGCCTCCCTCGAagatgctgcagcgccgggTGCGTTCCCCGACTTGAGCGACGAGCGAGGTgagagcgcggaggcagagacaggcaaTTCtcagaagcggaggaagaccgCGAACGGTGTGTGTCGGGCGTCGCCACCCGCGGCAcagcaggaggcgcctgccgaACGTCAGGACACTCTCTcctgcgacgcagagacacagcatgcgccgcccgccccccccagTCCGAcggcgtctgtcgctctctcgccttcgccgatgCTTCCCTCGCAACCTGCGGcgtccccgccgccgctgtcgcctctgcagatcGCGTCACCGTCGCATACAGGCCcaagcgcctctgcgtcgtctccggaCTCGCAAGTCTCGCCCTCGCAAGCGCCGCGtgaggcgtctgcgcagggcgacgcgcgccgaggcgcctcgcccgggCCCGAGgtggacgcagaggcgcccttCTTCGGCGAGTCCTTCTCGCAGTCCTGGTCCAAGACGCGGCTGGTgttcgcgctgccgcggcgcccgcccgtgcggccttctccgccgccgtcggtcGCGTGCCTGAtgagcgagacgcaggcgagcgcgctgctcgcctcgccggcgttcTGGGCGGACTTTCAGCAGCATGTTgcgaggctctgcgcgcCCGACAACCCCGCCGAcgggcctccgcgggctcgcgggcACAGCGAGCTCGAGACCGCGGCAGACCCTCACGGAGTCGCAAGGCCcgagaagaaaggcgagggagcagacgaaggcgacgaacgCACCAACGTTCGACGCCACAGTGGAAacagccgcgaaggcgacgcggcgacagcgcctgGCACAGTCGACaaggacggcgagaaggtCAACGGAGACGTCGCCGCCAGACGGCCGCTTCTGGAGGCTGCGAAGGGGCCGACTGGGGAGGAAGGGCGAGAGAACGGGGGGACGGGGGTCCAGGGGgacgagccgcaggcgcgaggcctctctccgcggtccttctccgtctcgtccgtgtccgcctcgccgctgtcttcgcggtgcgttttctcgccgttgcccgcggcctcctccctgGACATTGCCTCCAGCGCGGAGACCGAGAAGCCGTTCAGccacacgcaggcgagggagagtcAGCTGGCGGACGCACACATCGAGTCGCTGCCCCCTCGCATGCGTTCTGAGAAACCCGTCCGAGCCGCGGACGAGTCGGCCTGCGCgttccgcgggcgcgccttgCACGAGCTCGCCGTAGGCGCTCTGAAggccgtctgcagcgccttcgcgcaggGCACCGGAGGCCTCGTTCGCGAGAGTCTCGCTGCGGAGTTGGCGCCTCTTGCCCGTgcctcgagcgcctcaggcgccgcgtcttctccgaagacggcgtcggcgtcctgcggcacttcgcagcgccggcgggaggcggagttgcgcgacgccgcggaagccgctCAGGCCCAGCGTCAGAGCCTCGCCAGCCAcctgcgcctgctcgcgcTCGAGTTCCGCGCCCaggagcgcgacgcagccgagTCGAGACGCCGTCCCCTGgatgcggaggcgggcgaggacgcgccgcgcgcacacACAGAGAACCAACAGACTCGGGAGAATCcgagcggcgaagcggagggcggaagcagcgaggagacagaaggaGACACCCAGACGTCGCCAAGGGCGGGCGGTGGGCCGCTCCCTCCAGCCGGACTCcgaagccgctgcagcctcggcgaggcggcttcagagcggccgccgtcggaggccgtcggcggccgctctcTGCCAGAagggagcgcgccgccgtccgtgAGCGACAGGCGAGGTGACCACGACGGGgtgaggcgcgtcgcgcgcgtcgagtcCTTCAGTCGGCCGCTGCAGTCGTCGTTTGTGTCGCAGGTGGCGTCTGTGTCTCCTCCGGCGGCTCCGCAGGGGTCGTCCGCGCCGACTCTCTCCcctggcgacgcggacgtgccggggcccgcggcgtctctgcgtagcgcgagcagcgaggctCGCAGCAGCCCGTGGAGAGCGCGCGATGACGCAGAGACTTgtgaggcgcccgcgagcggaggcccgcggccgcgccgggcgccgacCTCGAATCTGTGGTGTCGGTCCTACgtcggtcgccgcgccgggctGTACGAAgtgtcgctcgccgcggagggcgagacagCCTACCGCGGCTTTCCGCTGTGGAAGGTGCTAGCATGCGAACTGGGAAAgatctccttcgccgcgtccccgcgcggcggcgggtctgggtcgccccgcgcgtgcgacggccgcgaggccctccgGGGTTCCACTGCTCTCGTGCAAAACACAGTGAAGCTGCTGGAgatcgccgtcgcccgctccGACGCGTTTCGCCTCTACGCCACTGCGTCGTCGGGCGCGCCAGCCTGCAATTCGCAGAGCTCtggcgcgcgacagcgcgagagggacgcggcttcgcgctcgGGGGGGCGACCCCgagacgggcgaggcggcgcagtctccgccaggaagaagcggaaaggGCAACGCGACCCGCGCcaagaggccgccgcgcactcAGCCGGGctcgacgaagacgccgagacgGAGGCCGATGAGGAGGCGACCGGTTGGAgtgcctcggcgtcggccgAGTCAGAGGGGGAATGCGAAAGCCGCAGCAACGACGGAAATGCCCCTCCGCGGAGCGCCACGTTTTTTCTTCCGtctcctccttttcttcgcgcgtccCTTTTTGCGCTCCTGCAAccttttctctcgcctctcgctgcgcacgagaccccgtcctctctcgcggacttcttcgcagcgctccgcgcgtggctccgcgcgactgcggctgcgccggccttcgcgggcgacgcgggcctTGCTGCGAAGCGCGAGCTCGTGGAGACGCCAGAGGGTCTGAAGctcagcgacgcgcagatgGCGACGGCGGTCGACGTGAACGGCGTGGAGGACGTGACGAAGCGGGAGGACGGCGGGGAGGCGGAAAAGACGCTGGAACTCTGGATgtctcgccgcgaggcggagcgaaCGGCATGCCAGCTGGAACGCGCACGTGTGCAGCTGCTCGAGGACGtgcgctcctgcgccgccatcTTGGCTCGCGTGCAGGAAGGCGTCCTCGATGTGAATGCGCTTTGCCAAGGCGTCGAGGAGAGAGCAGACGACCTcgagggcagcgcggacGGGCGTcaagaagcggagacagagagctcGAGTCGGCCTGCACACAGGCGAGCCGAAGTGGAGTCGACAGGCCGCGCaaacggcgcggcgctgcgccgcgagccgcgccacaGAGCCAAGAGGTGGGGCTGCGCCGAAACCCGACTTGAGACGCAATCCGAAGACGAGGATCCCAGGgcggggcgagcggcaggcgccgaatTGGCGGCTAAGAagctccgctcgcgcgcaaCGGCAGCCGTGGCGAGCGGCAGGGGAAagggcgcagagcgaggcggcggccgccttccCAGACCCGAGTCGCTGCCACGCCCACGGCAGAATCCGCCTGTGACCAAGGAGCAGGCCTCGCCGATAGCGGAGGCGAATGTCTCGCAGGACGAAGCGTTGACGCTCGAAGCTGGGgagccggcgcccgcaggggCCGATGCATCCTCGCCCCACAGTTTCTCGCAGCATGCCAGCGCAAACATCAATCACGCTTTTCTGCTTGTGGCACGGGACTTGCTTCTGACTGaagctctgctgcggctctcggTGTTCGCGCAGAGCCCCGCAGACTGTCCCCCAGAAGGCGAGTTGGTGTTAAAGCAGATTGAACGGACtgtggaggcgggcgacggagacgatgcgcttctctctgttCTGCAGTTCTGCCGAGACCTCGAAGAGCACCGCCTCGCGACGGAGTTCCTCCAGCAgaagcgcgcctcgccgaggCCCTCGCAGAGCTCCGCAGACGGTCAGGCAGCCAaggccgagggcgcgcgcgggagggagaaggacgaCAAGCTGGCGGGCATGAAGGACTGCGCGTCACagcacgacgacgaagaagagcaagacggcagcggcctcgaagagggcgagacagagagagcggcgcacgAGGCAACAAGCCACgatgcgcaggcggaggagggccgCCTCGTTCTGGGTggtgtcgcgggcgccgcgggtgaCCGCcaaggcgagagcgacgagcaGAGCATGCATCAGGGGGGGGCGCGTGGTTCGGGCGCGAACGCCGGCAGGCTggaaacgcatgcagccaAGCACGAAGAGGACTCGATGGAGTCAGGCCGatcccgccggcgcagggcgtCACTGTCGGTGCTGCTGGATGACTCCCAAGctccctccttcgcgccgGAGAGCGTCTGGAGCTCGGGCTGTCGCGAGCCCGCACCGcgggcctcgctctccctccgGTGCTCTCTCGAGCTTGACCGCTGGCGGCCCCAGGAGCCTGCGCAAGTCGCGCGGGAGCGTGGCAACGAGGGCAGCGCTgaggcgctccgcggcctctccgaggacgcggcgggaggccggaggcgaggcgggcgagtgggcgcgtccagcgacgcagggcgTTGCAACGGCGATGACTCTCGGTCGGCTTTGGCGCTGTcgttctgccgccgcgaccggcgcccgcagcgaggcgacgcgcccggcCTGCGGCCCGTCGCGCTCCAACCCGTCTGGCTGGCGAGGTACTCTGCGCTGTTtcagcgcctcttctttcAAGCGGCTCGCCACCTTGCGggcttcgtcgccctcgtcaaCCAGGGCGGGCTGCCGGAGACGTATCTGGCGAGCTGGTACGGGCACTGGGTTGGTCTTCGCAGCTACCACGAGATGTTTGCGCAGCTCGCTcacgagcggcgcgcgctggatgcggcgctccagcagtTCGCGCAGGCACTTCCCGCCCAAGACGAAGCGGAGATgactgaagaagacgacgtgGGCGGCGtcacgcgcgagggcgccaagtctccgcaggcgctcgacTGCGAGGGCGCAACTGGCCGCCGGAGGACTCGAAGCCAAatgcgcgacgaggcggcacgGAGCGAAGCTGCAAGGGGGAAAGAGAAAACCGGGCGGAAGGGGAGAGACGCCAGAAGcaaggcctccgcgcgaggccggagcgacgaaggcgcaggcgacaagCGGCGACGAAATcgcagagggacgcggcTAAGCCCTGTGCGCCAGCAGGAGCGCCAAACGAGGCGGAAACGCGGCGAACCGGGGGCTCtgaagcgagaagacgacgtGGAAGAGTAaggaggggagaggagggtGAACCCTAGACCTACCCAAGGTAGAATCACTGTGTGCTCCACAAGCGCATTGGCTATAgagtcgcggaggcgaagatgCCGTCGCGTGCGTGTCCCTGTGTCCGTGTTGGCTGTTCCCGCTCGATGAAAGGGATCAGCGGCAGGTGCAGACAGCGTGGCAGATCCGCGAAGGCACAGGGCGTGAGGGGCGTTTGAGGAGCTCGCACATGCGAAGGACCTGTGGCTATGGCCATGCAGTGAGATGCAGGCAGAAAGGTGCGTCAGCGCAGGCACAGGTCACGCGAAAGGGTTGTGCATCTGTGTTTGGTCCTCTTTGCAGCGTGccgacgcagccgctgcggccggtGAAGTGCTCGGTGTCGCCGTGGCTGGGCGGCAGGTGTTACCAGCATcgcagcgtctcgccttcgctgggcttgcgcccgccttctccgtTCTGCGCCAGGTGTGTGAGCTGCGTGAGCGAAGGGAgtctgcgcgaggcctccggcTTGGCTAGGGGGCGTcgcagcgagagggagaTGTCGCACGCGCTTCGTGGCGCGGGGGGACCGGAGGGCGACGTGAAGAACGCGCGCTGGGTGCTGCTGGTGcccagcgaggcggacggccggcggcccgctgctgccgagtcgcccgcctcgctcgcgccgcagcttctgcgGAGCTCCGAGGGCGGTAT from Besnoitia besnoiti strain Bb-Ger1 chromosome X, whole genome shotgun sequence encodes the following:
- a CDS encoding hypothetical protein (encoded by transcript BESB_018290) yields the protein MQVVQGLPQRREGAEGRGGRKKSLAGAAGGSDEATTVQLPPTKRGVKKAGGLSSLLLLHQHEAFAEMNGDPGAQETVARFAETEENRDGERAANTAHGAKPGALSDNDAERAQTGGAGPSAERAAEEDDDKLQVLPTPRVAEEEAAGERGNPASLEDAAAPGAFPDLSDERGESAEAETGNSQKRRKTANGVCRASPPAAQQEAPAERQDTLSCDAETQHAPPAPPSPTASVALSPSPMLPSQPAASPPPLSPLQIASPSHTGPSASASSPDSQVSPSQAPREASAQGDARRGASPGPEVDAEAPFFGESFSQSWSKTRLVFALPRRPPVRPSPPPSVACLMSETQASALLASPAFWADFQQHVARLCAPDNPADGPPRARGHSELETAADPHGVARPEKKGEGADEGDERTNVRRHSGNSREGDAATAPGTVDKDGEKVNGDVAARRPLLEAAKGPTGEEGRENGGTGVQGDEPQARGLSPRSFSVSSVSASPLSSRCVFSPLPAASSLDIASSAETEKPFSHTQARESQLADAHIESLPPRMRSEKPVRAADESACAFRGRALHELAVGALKAVCSAFAQGTGGLVRESLAAELAPLARASSASGAASSPKTASASCGTSQRRREAELRDAAEAAQAQRQSLASHLRLLALEFRAQERDAAESRRRPLDAEAGEDAPRAHTENQQTRENPSGEAEGGSSEETEGDTQTSPRAGGGPLPPAGLRSRCSLGEAASERPPSEAVGGRSLPEGSAPPSVSDRRGDHDGVRRVARVESFSRPLQSSFVSQVASVSPPAAPQGSSAPTLSPGDADVPGPAASLRSASSEARSSPWRARDDAETCEAPASGGPRPRRAPTSNLWCRSYVGRRAGLYEVSLAAEGETAYRGFPLWKVLACELGKISFAASPRGGGSGSPRACDGREALRGSTALVQNTVKLLEIAVARSDAFRLYATASSGAPACNSQSSGARQRERDAASRSGGRPRDGRGGAVSARKKRKGQRDPRQEAAAHSAGLDEDAETEADEEATGWSASASAESEGECESRSNDGNAPPRSATFFLPSPPFLRASLFALLQPFLSPLAAHETPSSLADFFAALRAWLRATAAAPAFAGDAGLAAKRELVETPEGLKLSDAQMATAVDVNGVEDVTKREDGGEAEKTLELWMSRREAERTACQLERARVQLLEDVRSCAAILARVQEGVLDVNALCQGVEERADDLEGSADGRQEAETESSSRPAHRRAEVESTGRANGAALRREPRHRAKRWGCAETRLETQSEDEDPRAGRAAGAELAAKKLRSRATAAVASGRGKGAERGGGRLPRPESLPRPRQNPPVTKEQASPIAEANVSQDEALTLEAGEPAPAGADASSPHSFSQHASANINHAFLLVARDLLLTEALLRLSVFAQSPADCPPEGELVLKQIERTVEAGDGDDALLSVLQFCRDLEEHRLATEFLQQKRASPRPSQSSADGQAAKAEGARGREKDDKLAGMKDCASQHDDEEEQDGSGLEEGETERAAHEATSHDAQAEEGRLVLGGVAGAAGDRQGESDEQSMHQGGARGSGANAGRLETHAAKHEEDSMESGRSRRRRASLSVLLDDSQAPSFAPESVWSSGCREPAPRASLSLRCSLELDRWRPQEPAQVARERGNEGSAEALRGLSEDAAGGRRRGGRVGASSDAGRCNGDDSRSALALSFCRRDRRPQRGDAPGLRPVALQPVWLARYSALFQRLFFQAARHLAGFVALVNQGGLPETYLASWYGHWVGLRSYHEMFAQLAHERRALDAALQQFAQALPAQDEAEMTEEDDVGGVTREGAKSPQALDCEGATGRRRTRSQMRDEAARSEAARGKEKTGRKGRDARSKASARGRSDEGAGDKRRRNRRGTRLSPVRQQERQTRRKRGEPGALKREDDVEDVPTQPLRPVKCSVSPWLGGRCYQHRSVSPSLGLRPPSPFCARCVSCVSEGSLREASGLARGRRSEREMSHALRGAGGPEGDVKNARWVLLVPSEADGRRPAAAESPASLAPQLLRSSEGGMVAVCSHGAFPGGEEASARLVERDDKGRGRHVAECKYEVAAAPFFDAPPLHDIHAARCVHAAALHSIPREMAIYSKDERLDPAAAGFFIKKERRCRWSAEETEVFVHAVSEHGIGNWKQISRFYGHRLGGRTNMQLKDKWLNLVKHNHVLEDPETGTWVLRRLT